In the genome of Tannockella kyphosi, one region contains:
- a CDS encoding RrF2 family transcriptional regulator, producing the protein MSTRGRYALRFMIHLANHREDKSVSLKDVADKEEISLKYLEHIVTKLTKAKMVVSRRGVKGGYSLIKPAEDYLITEILEVVEGDLSPVKLEDLHHDAELESFDLWQGLRDVIYDYLDSFTLEDLANEKK; encoded by the coding sequence ATGTCTACTAGAGGTAGATATGCTTTGCGATTTATGATTCATCTAGCAAATCACAGGGAAGACAAAAGCGTATCATTAAAAGATGTTGCTGACAAAGAGGAAATATCACTAAAATACCTAGAACACATAGTAACCAAATTAACAAAAGCAAAAATGGTTGTGTCTCGAAGAGGTGTAAAGGGTGGTTATAGTCTTATAAAACCAGCAGAAGATTATTTGATTACAGAAATATTAGAAGTTGTAGAAGGTGATTTAAGTCCTGTTAAACTAGAGGACTTGCATCATGATGCTGAACTAGAATCATTTGATTTATGGCAAGGTCTAAGGGATGTGATATATGATTATTTAGATTCTTTTACTTTGGAAGATCTTGCGAATGAAAAAAAATAA
- a CDS encoding LytR/AlgR family response regulator transcription factor, which yields MHIAICDDNIQEITTIISLLDNYQIKHNQEITYDAFDNAKTLLNSISKHSYDLLLLDIVMPEISGIEVASKIREFDKDIPIVFLTMSPEFAITSYRLHAKDYLLKPVDKKLLFDILDSLKETKEDFILIKSNDAIKQIVLNDIVYIEVVSRKVWIYLKDGTTMVSPGTLFQLEAKLSMYCQFYKPHRCYLINFEHVIKIDKEGIHTSINTIIPVPRSSFVKTKNDYMNYFMTR from the coding sequence ATGCATATTGCTATTTGTGACGATAACATCCAGGAAATAACTACTATTATCAGTTTACTTGATAACTACCAAATCAAACACAATCAAGAAATTACTTATGACGCCTTTGACAACGCTAAGACATTATTAAATTCGATATCAAAACATTCTTATGATCTATTACTTTTAGATATTGTCATGCCTGAAATATCAGGCATTGAAGTAGCTAGTAAAATTCGTGAATTTGATAAAGATATTCCTATTGTTTTTTTAACAATGTCTCCAGAGTTTGCTATAACAAGTTATCGCCTTCATGCAAAAGATTATTTACTAAAACCAGTGGATAAAAAATTGTTATTTGATATTTTAGACAGCCTGAAAGAAACAAAAGAAGACTTTATACTTATAAAATCAAATGATGCCATTAAACAAATAGTATTAAATGATATTGTTTATATTGAGGTAGTATCTCGTAAGGTTTGGATATATTTAAAAGATGGTACTACGATGGTATCTCCTGGAACTTTATTTCAGTTAGAAGCTAAACTTTCGATGTATTGCCAATTCTACAAACCACATCGCTGTTATTTAATTAATTTTGAACATGTTATAAAAATAGATAAAGAAGGTATTCACACAAGTATAAATACCATTATTCCTGTACCTCGTTCTAGTTTTGTAAAAACAAAAAATGATTACATGAATTATTTTATGACTAGGTGA
- a CDS encoding GHKL domain-containing protein, whose protein sequence is MKKYIKNTYYPFYSLHCIFKKKENAFLTKLVKRNSFIIIFAAISAIFFQIINISRVFFSASKLSTLNNRIYFSFYTSLLIVSLLVFIIHVSNKASYKKLYLTQYISVVFYIYWNLLLNSYNITRNASGSSTIFISAFLFCSVLMRFKLQHIIFLQITSFLSFVFINLDFTIYNSFFDLMVIVLFSSFCSIVLFFQEVRSLENEDELMIVNDLLKKEQDNLRLSLEKYNYIVNKTNVLSFDWNLETNILTPSNNCIQVIGLPNFVYNPGETLLATKKIHKEDRNTCLELIKQCIQTLSAQSMDIRFLHADNKYHWYQLQLFVQTNQNNKPTSITGTLLNIDEPTRIINNLNKQLTTQFEGSKQYLDQLKDSQEQTKIYRHDMRHSLALIEQLAASGDLDKLCSYLSQTHNNLNSITPHCYCENKTVNLILVSFASKAKELDILFDTNVSLPELIVLSDVELSSLLFNLLENAIIATSKVEQKNRYIKIKANYHLEKLLLFVENSFEGTVSFDNENLPITPNNKEEHGFGIKSIISIVEKHQGVYSFETIDSIFYAKVMLSPTKSNP, encoded by the coding sequence ATGAAAAAATATATCAAGAACACTTATTATCCCTTCTATTCATTGCATTGTATTTTTAAGAAAAAAGAAAATGCATTTTTAACAAAGCTTGTTAAAAGAAATAGTTTTATCATTATATTTGCAGCAATTTCAGCTATCTTCTTTCAAATAATTAATATTTCACGCGTTTTTTTCAGTGCATCAAAACTATCTACATTAAACAACCGCATTTATTTTAGTTTCTATACTTCTTTATTGATTGTTTCTCTTCTTGTTTTTATTATTCATGTATCAAATAAAGCATCTTATAAAAAGCTATATTTAACACAATATATAAGTGTTGTTTTTTATATCTATTGGAACTTATTATTAAACTCTTACAATATCACTAGAAACGCCTCAGGTTCCAGTACTATATTTATAAGCGCCTTTCTATTTTGTTCTGTATTAATGCGCTTTAAACTACAACATATTATCTTTTTACAGATAACATCTTTTTTAAGTTTTGTTTTCATTAATTTAGATTTTACAATTTATAATAGTTTCTTTGATTTAATGGTTATTGTTCTTTTTTCTAGTTTTTGTTCCATTGTTTTGTTTTTTCAAGAAGTACGTTCTTTGGAAAATGAAGATGAGTTAATGATAGTAAATGACTTACTTAAAAAAGAACAAGATAATCTGCGTTTAAGTTTAGAAAAATATAATTATATCGTAAACAAAACCAATGTATTGAGTTTTGATTGGAACTTAGAAACTAATATTCTAACTCCTTCTAACAACTGTATTCAAGTGATAGGTCTTCCTAATTTTGTTTATAATCCCGGAGAAACATTACTTGCTACAAAGAAAATACATAAAGAAGATCGAAACACTTGTCTAGAATTGATCAAGCAATGCATTCAAACTTTATCTGCTCAATCCATGGATATCCGATTTTTACATGCTGATAATAAATATCATTGGTATCAATTACAACTTTTCGTACAAACAAATCAAAATAATAAGCCAACTAGTATTACTGGTACCTTATTAAATATTGATGAACCTACCCGTATTATTAACAACCTCAATAAACAATTAACTACTCAGTTTGAAGGTTCTAAACAATATTTAGATCAGTTAAAAGATTCTCAAGAACAAACGAAAATATATCGTCACGATATGCGTCACTCTCTAGCATTAATTGAGCAACTTGCAGCTTCAGGTGATTTAGATAAACTTTGTTCTTATTTGTCACAAACGCACAATAATTTGAATTCTATTACACCTCATTGTTATTGTGAAAATAAAACTGTAAATTTAATCCTTGTTTCTTTTGCATCAAAAGCAAAAGAATTAGATATTTTATTTGATACAAATGTCTCTTTACCTGAATTGATCGTACTTAGTGATGTTGAACTATCTTCTCTATTGTTTAACCTTTTAGAAAATGCTATCATTGCAACCAGTAAGGTAGAACAAAAAAATAGATACATTAAAATAAAAGCAAACTATCATCTTGAAAAACTACTACTATTTGTAGAAAATAGTTTTGAAGGAACTGTTTCATTTGATAATGAGAACCTACCTATTACACCTAATAATAAAGAGGAACATGGGTTTGGTATAAAAAGTATTATTTCAATTGTTGAAAAGCATCAAGGTGTCTATTCATTTGAAACGATCGACTCTATCTTTTATGCTAAAGTCATGCTTTCCCCAACAAAGAGCAACCCTTAG
- the miaA gene encoding tRNA (adenosine(37)-N6)-dimethylallyltransferase MiaA, which translates to MEKVIVIVGPTSVGKTKLGVELAKEFNGEVISGDSMQVYRTMDIGTAKVTKEEAQGIVHYLIDIKDPKESYSVKEFQEQVRFYIQDITSRGKLPIIVGGTGLYIKAALYDYTFEESETDHEAYTKKFEEYSNEQLHQYLQTIDENSAKELHPNNRRRIVRAIEIFETTGITKSENHEKQEHVCLYNALFIGLTLPRDVLYQRIDQRVHVMMENGLEKEVEQLIDAGMQREDQSMKGIGYKEWFDYIEDKQSLEQTVSLIQQHSRNLAKRQYTWFKNQFEMYWITICIENFEQTIKEAKQYIIKEQS; encoded by the coding sequence ATGGAAAAAGTAATCGTAATTGTAGGACCAACAAGTGTTGGTAAGACAAAACTAGGAGTAGAGCTAGCCAAAGAATTTAATGGCGAAGTAATTAGTGGTGATTCAATGCAAGTATATCGTACTATGGATATTGGTACTGCGAAAGTAACGAAAGAAGAAGCTCAGGGAATAGTTCACTATTTAATTGATATCAAAGATCCAAAAGAAAGTTATAGTGTCAAAGAATTTCAGGAACAAGTTCGTTTCTATATTCAAGATATCACTTCTAGAGGGAAACTTCCTATTATTGTTGGTGGAACAGGTTTGTATATAAAAGCAGCTTTGTATGATTATACTTTCGAAGAAAGCGAAACAGATCATGAAGCTTATACTAAGAAGTTTGAAGAATATTCAAATGAACAATTACATCAATACCTACAAACCATTGATGAAAATAGTGCAAAAGAATTACATCCAAATAACCGACGTCGCATTGTTCGAGCTATTGAAATATTTGAAACAACCGGTATTACGAAAAGTGAAAATCATGAAAAACAAGAACATGTTTGCTTGTATAATGCACTTTTTATTGGATTAACATTACCTCGTGATGTTTTGTATCAAAGAATTGACCAACGGGTACATGTTATGATGGAAAATGGTCTAGAAAAAGAAGTGGAACAGTTAATAGATGCTGGAATGCAAAGAGAAGACCAAAGCATGAAAGGGATTGGGTATAAGGAGTGGTTTGACTATATAGAAGATAAACAATCTTTAGAACAAACAGTTTCCTTAATTCAACAACATTCCCGTAATTTAGCGAAGAGGCAATATACTTGGTTTAAAAATCAGTTTGAAATGTATTGGATTACTATTTGTATTGAAAACTTTGAACAAACAATAAAAGAGGCAAAACAGTATATTATAAAAGAGCAATCCTAA
- the mutL gene encoding DNA mismatch repair endonuclease MutL — MSKIKQLDDVLASKIAAGEVIERPMNVVKELVENSIDASSTKIDILIEDGGLQSIWVIDNGEGMDKKDAELCFYPHATSKIKKDEDLFCIQTLGFRGEAMPSIASICHMTLKTSRGSEGTMVEYHYGTCSQVSTCFQQTGTSIKVERLFQNVPARLKYMKSSNVEFSHIQAYIEKIALSYPCISFSLVHNNKAIYQSNGSGNILEVISSQYGLSIAKNMIAVDFKDEEFHISGYLSKIDITRASKKDIITLVNHRVVKNQVTIDAIVQTYKSYLFDKRYPLAFINIDIDPYLVDVNVHPAKMEVRFSKENKLKELLLEGFQKALQQKDLTYEIKEEIKKPTFQFKDIQQSFDFEYLTTPSVTIEPVDSIPSETCNRQEEIKKPTEIKEFVKEEVVERKLKQKLFAQGQVHGTYIVAQDEDALYLVDQHAAKERVNYEYFCDMYQKQDTRKQDLLVPIVLEYPSSQIAVIEEKKHYLYDVGIYLEMFGTTSFIVKQLPVWMKNVDELLFIESMIEQVIKHNKVDLLELQKDAIAMLSCKASLKGNSHLSLMAMQQLLDDLMCCDNPYVCPHGRPTLIRYSAYELEKLFKRVV, encoded by the coding sequence TTGTCAAAAATAAAACAATTAGATGATGTTCTTGCAAGTAAGATAGCAGCTGGAGAAGTAATCGAAAGACCAATGAATGTAGTTAAAGAATTGGTAGAAAACAGTATTGATGCATCTAGTACAAAAATAGATATATTAATTGAAGACGGTGGTCTTCAATCAATATGGGTTATTGATAATGGAGAAGGTATGGATAAAAAAGATGCAGAACTGTGCTTTTATCCACATGCTACAAGTAAAATAAAAAAAGATGAAGATTTATTTTGTATTCAAACCTTAGGATTCCGTGGAGAAGCAATGCCTTCTATTGCATCTATTTGTCATATGACATTAAAGACTTCAAGAGGTAGTGAAGGTACGATGGTGGAATATCATTATGGAACATGTTCTCAAGTATCTACTTGTTTTCAACAAACTGGAACAAGTATTAAGGTAGAAAGATTATTTCAAAATGTGCCAGCAAGATTAAAATATATGAAATCTTCCAATGTTGAGTTTTCTCATATACAAGCATATATTGAAAAAATAGCGTTGTCTTATCCTTGTATTTCTTTTTCTCTGGTACATAATAACAAAGCTATTTATCAAAGTAATGGTAGTGGGAATATATTAGAGGTAATTAGTAGTCAATATGGTTTATCTATCGCTAAGAATATGATAGCAGTTGATTTTAAGGATGAAGAATTTCATATAAGTGGTTATTTATCAAAGATTGATATTACTAGGGCTAGTAAGAAAGATATTATTACTTTAGTAAATCATCGTGTTGTAAAGAATCAAGTGACGATTGATGCGATTGTGCAAACTTATAAAAGTTACTTATTTGATAAACGTTATCCATTAGCGTTTATTAATATTGATATTGATCCTTATTTAGTTGATGTAAATGTCCATCCTGCTAAAATGGAAGTTCGTTTTTCTAAAGAAAATAAATTAAAGGAACTTTTATTAGAGGGATTCCAGAAAGCATTACAACAAAAGGATTTAACTTATGAAATAAAAGAAGAAATAAAAAAGCCAACATTTCAATTTAAAGATATTCAACAATCATTTGATTTTGAATATCTAACAACACCTTCTGTAACTATTGAACCTGTTGACTCTATTCCAAGTGAAACTTGTAATAGACAAGAGGAAATAAAGAAACCAACAGAAATAAAAGAATTTGTAAAAGAAGAAGTGGTAGAACGTAAACTTAAACAAAAGTTATTTGCCCAAGGACAAGTTCATGGTACGTATATAGTAGCTCAAGATGAGGATGCATTGTATTTGGTAGACCAACATGCTGCCAAAGAAAGAGTTAATTATGAATATTTCTGTGATATGTATCAAAAACAAGATACTCGAAAACAAGATTTGTTAGTGCCAATTGTTTTAGAATATCCGAGCAGTCAAATAGCAGTAATTGAAGAGAAGAAACATTATTTGTATGATGTTGGAATTTATTTAGAGATGTTTGGTACGACTAGTTTTATTGTAAAACAGTTACCGGTATGGATGAAGAATGTCGATGAGTTATTATTTATTGAATCTATGATAGAACAAGTTATCAAGCATAACAAAGTAGATTTATTAGAATTACAAAAAGATGCGATTGCAATGCTTAGTTGCAAAGCTTCTTTAAAAGGAAATTCTCATTTATCATTGATGGCTATGCAACAATTGTTAGATGATTTAATGTGTTGTGATAATCCATATGTTTGTCCTCATGGAAGACCAACACTTATACGATATAGTGCTTATGAACTAGAAAAGTTATTTAAAAGGGTGGTTTAA
- the mutS gene encoding DNA mismatch repair protein MutS, which yields MKPKYSPMMMQYLSIKEQHPNDIVMFRLGDFYEMFFDDALVVSKELEIALTGKNAGAKERVPMCGVPFHSASGYIQRLIELNHRVAIVEQLSEPGKGIVERGVVQIVTPGTIFDDSLANKKNNFIAAFYEFDFVYCLSFCDITTGEFKVVNIEKNEHNLINQLQAMNVLEVVCLSNQQRTFGSCVVSCFDKEETQTGYDKIFDNLSDLKQHKVCNLLLNYLLDTQKRELSHLQNIEVIDHSAYITMDLYTKKALELTTNTKNNEKYGSLFWLLDQTKTAMGSRYLKQWIERPLVKKAEIEKRLDIVEILNLHFIQRESLKEVLKEVYDLERLSAKIAFGNLNARDMKWIGNTLKTIPEIKEQLLSIPDHDVQEIATRLIDVSYITKAIDDAIIDNPPLSIKEGSFIKDGFDEELDELRYIRNHGKNWLATFEQQERERTGIKGLKVGYNRVFGYYIEVTKANIPFVKDEFEYTRKQSLSNAERFITPELKEMETKIIHAQDKSMKLEYSIFQELREFLKKDVHLLQDIAKTIAMIDVYQSLACISSDNSYVRPIFNEQKTIEITQGRHGVIEKVMEKGRYVSNDVSIQQLTPVQLITGPNMGGKSTYMRQVALSVIMAQIGCFVPATSAKLPIFDQVFTRIGASDDLVAGQSTFMVEMLEANNALNFATENSLILFDEIGRGTATFDGMAIAQAMIEHIASKIKCITLFSTHYHELTFLSDQGLGIENVHASAIVENDKLVFLYQVLPGCSNKSYGIHVASLAKLPDSIISRANVLLNMLETNNIEVKLVEQPIIEIQTSQIEKQLEQIDPMALSPLDALSTLIELKKMIGK from the coding sequence ATGAAGCCAAAATATAGTCCCATGATGATGCAATATTTATCAATCAAAGAACAACATCCTAATGATATTGTAATGTTTCGATTAGGTGATTTTTATGAGATGTTTTTTGATGATGCTTTGGTTGTATCAAAAGAATTAGAAATAGCTTTAACTGGAAAAAATGCTGGTGCAAAGGAAAGAGTACCGATGTGTGGTGTTCCTTTTCATAGTGCTTCTGGATATATACAACGCTTGATTGAATTAAATCATCGTGTTGCAATAGTAGAACAATTAAGTGAACCTGGAAAAGGAATTGTAGAAAGAGGAGTAGTTCAAATTGTAACTCCAGGTACTATATTTGATGATTCATTAGCGAATAAAAAGAATAATTTTATTGCAGCATTTTATGAGTTTGATTTTGTATATTGTTTATCTTTTTGTGATATTACAACAGGAGAATTTAAAGTTGTTAATATTGAAAAAAATGAACATAATTTAATTAATCAATTACAAGCTATGAATGTTTTAGAAGTAGTTTGTTTATCTAATCAACAAAGAACTTTTGGAAGTTGTGTTGTTTCTTGTTTTGATAAAGAAGAAACACAAACGGGATATGATAAAATATTTGATAATTTAAGTGACTTAAAACAACATAAAGTATGTAATCTGTTATTAAATTATTTATTAGATACCCAAAAAAGAGAATTATCGCATTTACAAAATATAGAAGTAATTGATCATAGTGCTTATATAACAATGGATTTATATACGAAAAAAGCATTGGAATTAACAACAAATACTAAAAACAATGAGAAATATGGTAGTTTATTTTGGTTATTAGATCAAACAAAAACAGCAATGGGATCAAGATATCTAAAACAATGGATTGAAAGACCTTTAGTAAAAAAAGCAGAAATAGAAAAAAGATTAGATATCGTTGAGATTTTAAATTTACACTTTATTCAAAGAGAAAGTTTAAAAGAGGTTCTAAAAGAGGTATATGATTTAGAACGTTTATCTGCAAAAATAGCGTTTGGTAATCTAAATGCTCGTGATATGAAATGGATTGGAAATACATTAAAAACAATCCCTGAAATAAAAGAACAATTACTAAGTATCCCTGATCATGATGTTCAAGAAATTGCAACTCGTTTAATAGATGTATCTTATATTACAAAGGCTATTGATGATGCAATTATAGATAATCCACCATTATCAATCAAAGAAGGATCTTTTATTAAAGATGGTTTTGATGAAGAATTGGATGAATTACGTTATATCCGTAATCATGGAAAAAATTGGTTAGCTACATTTGAACAACAAGAACGGGAACGAACTGGAATCAAAGGTTTGAAAGTGGGATATAATAGAGTATTTGGATACTATATTGAAGTAACGAAAGCAAATATTCCTTTTGTAAAAGATGAATTTGAATACACAAGAAAACAAAGTTTATCCAATGCAGAAAGATTCATTACTCCAGAACTAAAAGAAATGGAAACTAAAATTATTCATGCTCAAGATAAAAGTATGAAGCTAGAATACTCTATTTTCCAAGAATTAAGAGAATTCTTGAAAAAAGATGTACATCTATTACAAGATATTGCCAAAACAATAGCAATGATTGATGTATATCAATCATTGGCTTGTATTAGTAGTGATAATAGTTATGTACGCCCTATTTTTAATGAACAAAAAACAATTGAAATTACACAAGGTCGTCATGGCGTTATAGAAAAAGTAATGGAAAAGGGACGTTATGTTAGTAATGATGTTTCTATTCAACAACTTACACCAGTTCAATTAATAACTGGTCCAAATATGGGTGGAAAATCAACTTATATGCGACAAGTTGCACTAAGTGTGATAATGGCACAAATCGGTTGCTTTGTCCCTGCAACTAGTGCTAAATTACCAATCTTTGATCAAGTCTTTACACGTATTGGTGCGAGTGATGATTTAGTGGCTGGTCAATCTACTTTTATGGTGGAGATGTTAGAAGCTAACAATGCACTTAATTTTGCAACAGAAAACTCACTTATTCTATTTGATGAAATAGGTAGAGGTACTGCCACTTTTGATGGAATGGCAATTGCACAGGCAATGATAGAACATATTGCTTCTAAGATAAAATGTATTACTTTATTTTCAACCCATTATCATGAATTAACTTTCTTGTCTGATCAAGGACTAGGAATCGAAAATGTCCATGCTAGTGCAATCGTTGAAAATGATAAACTCGTGTTTTTATACCAAGTATTACCAGGGTGTTCTAATAAGTCTTATGGTATTCATGTTGCTTCATTAGCTAAATTACCAGACTCTATTATTAGTCGTGCAAATGTACTATTAAATATGTTAGAAACAAACAATATTGAAGTTAAATTGGTAGAACAACCAATAATAGAAATACAAACAAGTCAAATAGAAAAACAATTAGAACAGATAGATCCAATGGCTCTATCTCCATTAGATGCACTTTCTACTTTGATAGAATTAAAGAAAATGATTGGGAAGTAG
- the cotE gene encoding outer spore coat protein CotE, translating into MNQIREIITRAIIGKGKKRTKTKYTFSLEGVTKILGCWISCHRYEAAISNGIPQVIGVYDLHVWYSNEDGKNCALYKTQISYQEDMEVIKKENRIFNNEDGIEAICTLEPKCVDACLANDQLVIEVEKEMLVQIIGDATLRIKVHQEEETWDIDNLVSLNDSFID; encoded by the coding sequence ATGAATCAGATTCGAGAAATCATCACTCGTGCGATCATTGGAAAAGGCAAAAAAAGAACCAAAACAAAGTACACCTTCTCATTAGAAGGTGTTACTAAAATATTGGGATGTTGGATAAGTTGTCATCGTTATGAGGCTGCCATTAGTAATGGGATTCCCCAAGTGATCGGGGTTTATGATTTACATGTTTGGTACAGTAATGAAGATGGTAAAAATTGTGCTTTATATAAAACACAAATATCTTATCAAGAGGATATGGAAGTAATAAAAAAAGAAAATCGTATCTTTAATAATGAAGATGGGATAGAAGCTATTTGTACATTAGAACCAAAGTGTGTAGATGCTTGTTTGGCGAATGATCAATTAGTTATTGAAGTTGAAAAAGAAATGTTAGTACAAATAATAGGGGATGCAACCTTACGTATTAAAGTGCATCAAGAAGAAGAGACTTGGGATATTGATAACCTAGTCTCATTAAATGATAGTTTTATTGATTAA
- a CDS encoding NAD(P)-dependent malic enzyme, with protein sequence MDIYKQSLEMHEKAKGKLSVELKVPLTSSEDLSLAYTPGVAQPCLEIAKNKEMAYQYTWKSNSVAVISDGSAVLGLGNIGPEASLPVMEGKAILFKQFAGIDAIPLCLDTQDTQEIISICKAVAPTFGGINLEDISAPRCVEIERTLIKELDIPVFHDDQHGTAIVVSAGLINALKVVNKKMEDITIVVSGAGAAGSSIIKMVHALGVKEIYAFNIDGILLKEDNDKYDFLSKELTEITNKQNKRMTMSEALKEADVFIGVSAPGVLTKEMVQGMQENPIVFAMANPEPEISYQDAIDAGVAIMATGRSDFPNQINNVLAFPGLFKGALSVRAKKITEEMKLAASYALASLVKEDELKADYIIPAALDTRVSDAVSNAVAKKAKELGITR encoded by the coding sequence ATGGATATATATAAACAATCATTGGAAATGCATGAAAAAGCAAAAGGGAAGTTATCAGTAGAGTTAAAGGTTCCTTTAACTTCAAGTGAAGATTTATCTTTAGCGTATACACCAGGTGTTGCGCAACCTTGCCTGGAAATTGCAAAAAACAAAGAAATGGCTTATCAATATACTTGGAAATCAAATAGTGTTGCTGTTATTAGTGATGGTAGTGCTGTATTAGGATTGGGTAATATTGGACCAGAAGCAAGTTTACCTGTAATGGAAGGGAAAGCTATTTTATTTAAACAATTTGCTGGAATCGATGCAATTCCTCTATGTTTAGATACCCAAGATACACAAGAAATTATTTCAATTTGTAAAGCAGTAGCTCCAACTTTTGGAGGGATTAATTTAGAGGATATTAGTGCTCCTCGTTGTGTGGAAATTGAAAGAACATTAATTAAAGAGTTAGATATTCCTGTATTTCATGATGATCAACATGGGACTGCGATTGTGGTTAGTGCTGGATTAATAAATGCTTTAAAAGTTGTAAATAAAAAAATGGAAGACATTACAATTGTAGTATCTGGTGCAGGAGCAGCAGGAAGTTCGATTATCAAAATGGTACATGCTTTAGGTGTTAAAGAAATTTATGCTTTTAATATTGATGGTATTTTATTAAAAGAAGATAATGATAAATATGATTTCTTATCAAAAGAATTAACGGAAATAACAAATAAACAAAATAAACGAATGACAATGAGTGAAGCTTTAAAAGAAGCGGATGTATTTATTGGTGTTTCAGCACCGGGAGTATTAACAAAAGAAATGGTTCAAGGAATGCAAGAGAATCCAATTGTATTTGCTATGGCAAATCCTGAACCGGAAATTTCTTATCAAGACGCTATTGATGCAGGGGTTGCAATTATGGCAACGGGACGTTCTGATTTCCCAAATCAAATTAATAATGTATTAGCGTTCCCGGGTTTATTTAAAGGCGCTTTATCAGTTCGTGCTAAAAAAATAACAGAAGAAATGAAGTTAGCTGCATCTTATGCTTTAGCTAGTTTAGTAAAAGAAGACGAATTAAAAGCAGATTATATTATACCTGCTGCTTTAGATACTCGTGTCAGTGATGCGGTAAGTAATGCGGTTGCTAAAAAAGCAAAAGAGCTAGGTATTACAAGATAG
- a CDS encoding type I phosphomannose isomerase catalytic subunit, whose amino-acid sequence MSGILWMDPVFKEMIWGGSKLKEVYGYNIPSDKTGECWALSAHKNGDCVISEGEFVGKKLSELWNDHRELFGNLEGDQFPLLVKIIDANNDLSVQVHPDDEYAKEHENSLGKEECWYVLGADEGTKMVMGHHAKTKEELVEAIENDNYDSLLNAFPVKEGDFFTIPTGTIHAICSGSLIYEAQQSSDITYRVYDYHRVDDKGNERELHVRQSIDVTNVPYVSTAGDDLKAESIENGTKTHMTTTKYFQVDKYDLTGVTTVKNDMPFMMVSVVSGEGTLEGKAVKAGSHCIVCADKKEFVLDGTMTVMVCTI is encoded by the coding sequence ATGAGTGGTATTTTATGGATGGACCCAGTATTTAAAGAAATGATTTGGGGTGGAAGTAAGTTAAAAGAAGTATACGGTTATAATATTCCTAGTGATAAAACAGGAGAATGTTGGGCTTTATCAGCTCATAAAAATGGGGATTGTGTTATTAGTGAAGGTGAATTTGTTGGTAAGAAATTATCAGAATTATGGAATGATCATCGTGAGCTATTTGGAAATTTAGAAGGGGATCAATTTCCTTTGTTAGTAAAAATAATTGACGCTAATAATGATTTATCTGTTCAAGTACATCCAGATGATGAATATGCAAAAGAACATGAAAATTCATTAGGAAAAGAAGAGTGTTGGTATGTACTGGGAGCAGATGAAGGAACTAAGATGGTAATGGGCCATCATGCTAAGACGAAAGAAGAATTAGTAGAAGCAATTGAAAATGATAATTATGATAGTCTGTTAAATGCTTTTCCAGTAAAAGAAGGGGATTTTTTTACGATTCCAACAGGGACTATTCATGCCATTTGTAGTGGATCATTAATTTATGAAGCACAACAATCATCAGATATTACCTATCGAGTATATGATTATCATCGAGTAGATGATAAAGGAAATGAAAGAGAATTACATGTTCGTCAATCTATCGATGTAACCAATGTACCATATGTTTCTACTGCTGGAGATGATTTAAAAGCAGAATCAATTGAAAATGGAACAAAAACACATATGACTACTACAAAATATTTCCAAGTAGATAAATATGATCTTACTGGAGTTACTACAGTTAAAAATGATATGCCTTTTATGATGGTAAGTGTTGTTAGTGGAGAAGGTACATTAGAAGGAAAAGCAGTAAAAGCTGGTAGTCATTGTATCGTATGTGCTGATAAAAAAGAATTTGTTCTAGATGGAACAATGACAGTTATGGTTTGTACAATTTAA